One window from the genome of Sardina pilchardus chromosome 12, fSarPil1.1, whole genome shotgun sequence encodes:
- the LOC134097249 gene encoding alpha-1-antitrypsin homolog — MRVIVLCGVIAALLLSVALAAPQGDHDGHDHGPHTADHHHHLHHGKDEPHPQHEGEHSSMLTQPNADFAFALYKKLSALPELQSKNIFFSPLSISMALSMLALGAKGDTFNQVYMALGYARLPAQTVNEAYEHIFHMLGHNQEHMQLDASNAIAVMEGAKVIDKFMEDAKHYYESEAVSVDFSKPEVAKQEINKYIAKNTNNTITDMVKEVDPATLMMLINCIYFRGEWMEYFDQDGTTKGDFQVDVNTKVSVDMMQNDGFYEFYEDKENFTTVLRLPYKGSASMIIVMPDEGKMKEVEDSICRHHLRHWMQAMESGKVIVHMPKYSISGQFSLKDTLESMGVVSAFSDTADFTGMTGEKVKVSKVEHKAVLNVDEKGTEAAAATTVEIVLMALPTPPKKLKIDRPFLVFITDYNTKSILFMGKITNPAAE; from the exons ATGAGAGTGATTGTGCTTTGTGGTGTGATAGCTGCCCTGCTCCTGTCTGTGGCCTTGGCCGCCCCACAGGGTGACCATGACGGCCATGACCACGGGCCCCACACAGCagaccatcaccaccacctccaccatggAAAAGACGAGCCTCATCCACAGCACGAGGGTGAACACAGCTCCATGCTCACTCAACCCAATGCTGACTTTGCCTTCGCTCtctacaagaagctgagtgccCTACCCGAGTTGCAGTCAAAGAACATCTTCTTCTCCCCACTGAGCATATCCATGGCTCTGTCCATGCTGGCTCTTGGGGCTAAGGGTGACACTTTCAACCAAGTGTACATGGCTCTTGGCTATGCTAGATTGCCCGCTCAAACAGTCAATGAGGCCTATGAGCACATCTTTCACATGCTGGGCCACAATCAAGAACACATGCAGCTTGATGCAAGCAATGCCATTGCTGTTATGGAAGGAGCCAAGGTCATAGATAAGTTTATGGAGGATGCCAAACATTACTACGAAAGTGAGGCAGTCTCTGTTGATTTCTCTAAACCTGAAGTTGCTAAGCAAGAAATCAATAAGTACATTGCTAaaaacaccaacaacaccatCACTGACATGGTGAAGGAGGTAGACCCAGCCACCTTAATGATGCTCATCAACTGCATTTACTTTAGAG GTGAATGGATGGAATATTTTGATCAGGATGGAACTACAAAAGGAGACTTCCAAGTGGATGTCAACACAAAGGTATCGGTAGACATGATGCAGAATGATGGCTTTTATGAGTTCTACGAGGACAAAGAGAACTTCACCACTGTGCTCAGACTCCCATACAAGGGCAGTGCATCTATGATCATCGTCATGCCGGACGAGGGGAAgatgaaggaggtggaggactcCATTTGCCGCCATCATCTCAGGCACTGGATGCAAGCCATGGAATCTGG tAAGGTTATTGTTCACATGCCAAAATACTCCATCTCTGGCCAATTCTCACTGAAAGATACCTTGGAGTCAATGGGTGTTGTCAGTGCCTTTTCTGATACAGCTGACTTTACCGGAATGACAGGCGAAAAAGTAAAAGTGTCAAAG GTGGAACACAAAGCTGTCCTCAATGTGGACGAGAAAGGCACAGAAGCAGCCGCAGCCACAACAGTGGAGATTGTGCTTATGGCATTACCTACTCCACCCAAGAAGCTGAAAATCGACCGACCTTTTTTGGTGTTCATCACAGATTACAACACTAAAAGTATTCTTTTTATGGGCAAGATCACAAACCCTGCAGCCGAATGA
- the LOC134097250 gene encoding alpha-1-antitrypsin homolog, which yields MRVIVLCGVIAALLLSVALAAPQGDHDGHDHGPHTADHHHHLHHGEDEPHPQHEGQHNNTLQRPNAEFVFTLYKKLSALPEQSNIFFSPLSISMALSMLALGAKGETFSQLYQALGYADLTPETVNEAYEHIFHMLGHERENMQLDASSAIALKDGVEVLDTFLEQAKHHFGSTPFTVDFTKPDLATAEINKYIAQQTNNTITDMVKEVDPDTLMMLINCIYFRGEWQKPFTMRLTKPGDFHVDENTKVTVDMMQSEGEYEYYEDKENFTTVLRLPYKGSASMIIVLPDQGKMKEVEDSISAYHLRHWVTSMEEGPVKVHMPKYSISGRFSLKDTLQAMGIVTAFSDTADFTPMTSASVKVSKVEHQAVLNVHEKGTEAAAVTTIEIVLRGIFIPQRKVIEINRPFFVFLTDKTIKSILFMGKISNPAEK from the exons ATGAGAGTGATTGTGCTTTGTGGTGTGATAGCTGCCCTGCTCCTGTCTGTGGCCTTGGCCGCCCCACAGGGTGACCATGACGGCCATGACCACGGGCCCCACACAGCagaccatcaccaccacctccaccatggAGAAGACGAGCCCCATCCACAGCACGAGGGCCAACATAACAACACACTTCAGCGACCCAATGCTGAGTTTGTCTTCACTCtctacaagaagctgagtgccCTACCTGAACAGTCAAACATCTTCTTCTCCCCACTGAGCATATCCATGGCTCTGTCCATGCTGGCTCTTGGGGCTAAGGGTGAGACTTTCTCCCAGCTGTACCAGGCGCTTGGCTATGCTGACCTGACCCCTGAGACTGTTAATGAGGCCTATGAGCACATCTTTCACATGCTGGGCCACGAAAGAGAAAACATGCAGCTTGACGCAAGTAGTGCTATTGCTCTCAAAGACGGAGTCGAAGTCCTGGATACGTTTTTAGAGCAGGCGAAACATCATTTTGGGAGCACACCATTCACTGTTGATTTCACCAAACCTGACCTGGCCACTGCGGAAATCAACAAGTACATTGCCCAACAGACCAACAACACGATCACTGATATGGTGAAAGAGGTGGATCCAGATACTCTCATGATGCTAATCAACTGCATTTATTTCAGGG GGGAATGGCAAAAGCCATTTACCATGAGGCTAACAAAACCAGGCGATTTTCACGTGGATGAAAACACAAAGGTGACGGTGGACATGATGCAGTCCGAGGGCGAGTATGAATACTACGAGGACAAAGAGAACTTCACCACCGTGCTCAGACTTCCATACAAGGGCAGTGCATCTATGATCATCGTCCTACCTGACCAGGGGAAGATGAAGGAGGTTGAGGACAGCATCAGCGCTTACCATCTCAGGCACTGGGTTACATCAATGGAAGAAGG gCCTGTTAAGGTTCATATGCCAAAATATTCTATTTCTGGAAGATTTTCATTGAAAGACACCTTGCAAGCCATGGGTATTGTCACTGCTTTCTCTGACACTGCAGACTTCACCCCAATGACATCTGCATCAGTGAAGGTATCAAAG GTGGAACATCAAGCAGTCCTCAATGTCCACGAGAAAGGCACAGAAGCAGCTGCAGTCACAACCATAGAGATTGTACTGAGAGGTATATTCATACCACAACGCAAAGTAATTGAAATCAACAGACCATTCTTCGTGTTCCTCACAGACAAGACCATCAAAAGTATTCTCTTCATGGGCAAGATCTCAAACCCAGCAGAAAAGTGA